One stretch of Syntrophorhabdales bacterium DNA includes these proteins:
- a CDS encoding undecaprenyl-diphosphate phosphatase, translated as MDFLHAIIFGIVEGITEFLPISSTGHLMLTAQVMGLGQTEFLKTFEIAIQLGAILSVVVLYWRSLFVDREIAKRVLAAFLPTAVLGLLFYKIIKKYLLAGTGVVLWSLFIGGIFLIIFEILHRRRVEPFDELSSIPYSTALVIGVFQSIAMIPGVSRAAATIVGGLLLGVRRKTIVEFSFLLAVPTMLAATCLDLYKNAGSFSMAQLGSLAVGFVVSFVAALLAVKFLLNFIKHHTFIPFGIYRVAVALFFWVFLVLK; from the coding sequence ATGGATTTTCTGCACGCCATAATCTTCGGAATAGTTGAGGGCATCACCGAGTTTTTGCCCATATCATCGACCGGCCACCTGATGCTGACAGCCCAGGTTATGGGACTGGGCCAGACAGAATTTCTCAAAACTTTCGAGATTGCTATACAGCTTGGCGCTATTCTCTCCGTGGTGGTTCTCTACTGGAGATCCCTTTTTGTGGACAGGGAAATCGCAAAACGTGTTCTTGCAGCCTTCCTCCCCACGGCGGTACTGGGGCTTCTCTTCTATAAGATCATCAAGAAATATCTCCTTGCGGGCACGGGTGTCGTGCTCTGGTCTTTATTCATCGGAGGTATATTCCTGATTATCTTTGAAATTCTGCATCGCCGAAGAGTAGAGCCCTTCGATGAGCTATCTTCCATACCGTACTCCACCGCACTCGTGATCGGCGTGTTTCAGTCCATAGCGATGATTCCAGGAGTCTCGAGGGCTGCTGCGACTATAGTCGGAGGTCTGCTCCTGGGAGTCAGGCGCAAGACGATCGTCGAGTTTTCCTTTCTGCTGGCAGTACCCACCATGCTTGCGGCGACCTGTCTTGATCTTTACAAGAACGCCGGAAGTTTTTCCATGGCGCAGCTTGGGTCCCTGGCAGTCGGATTTGTTGTCTCCTTCGTTGCGGCATTGCTGGCTGTCAAGTTTCTGCTCAACTTCATCAAGCACCACACATTTATCCCGTTCGGGATATATCGTGTTGCGGTTGCGCTTTTTTTCTGGGTTTTCCTTGTACTGAAGTGA
- a CDS encoding response regulator transcription factor: MLYPVLVVEDDPKIARIVKVYLEGAGFRVVHVDRGKDAIEAAQKESPLLAILDLMLPDMSGENVCLQLKEMADIPIIMLTAKASEEERVAGFALGADDYVVKPFSPRELVFRVKSVLKRFEKKDLAGTEPLSFNRGALILDGQSYKATRKGKALDLTPTEFKVLFTLAVAPERVFTRGELVEKALGYQFEGYERSVDAHIKNIRRKLDDDPQNPTFIQTIYGIGYRFLASRDA, translated from the coding sequence ATGCTTTACCCGGTACTTGTCGTTGAAGATGACCCCAAGATAGCGCGTATCGTTAAAGTCTACCTTGAGGGTGCGGGTTTCAGAGTGGTGCACGTCGACCGGGGAAAGGATGCGATCGAAGCGGCCCAGAAAGAATCCCCCCTGCTCGCCATCCTCGACCTGATGCTTCCCGATATGAGCGGTGAGAATGTCTGTCTCCAACTTAAAGAAATGGCCGACATACCCATCATCATGCTCACCGCAAAAGCCTCTGAAGAGGAGAGAGTCGCAGGGTTTGCTCTCGGAGCCGACGATTACGTGGTAAAACCCTTCAGCCCGAGGGAACTGGTGTTCAGGGTCAAGTCAGTCCTGAAGCGCTTCGAAAAGAAAGACCTTGCTGGGACAGAACCTTTGAGTTTTAATCGTGGAGCCCTGATTCTCGACGGACAGAGTTACAAAGCCACCAGGAAGGGGAAGGCGTTGGACCTCACGCCCACCGAGTTCAAGGTACTCTTCACACTTGCCGTGGCTCCGGAACGAGTCTTTACCAGAGGGGAACTCGTGGAAAAAGCCCTCGGGTACCAATTCGAAGGATACGAAAGAAGCGTTGACGCGCACATAAAGAATATTCGGCGCAAGCTGGATGATGATCCTCAAAACCCGACCTTTATCCAGACGATCTACGGCATAGGGTACCGGTTCCTCGCGAGCAGAGATGCTTAA
- a CDS encoding DUF1634 domain-containing protein has translation MNRRATGSGETKLEMLISYVLIGGVITSLLFVIAGMVLFYREYGNVAVSHSSQMFLRGEDFFLFFVQLFRESNSELSIRVITIGIAVLILTPYIRALLSVIYFAARENAKYLVITSFVLVLLTISLLLH, from the coding sequence ATGAATCGAAGAGCGACAGGCAGCGGAGAGACCAAACTGGAGATGCTGATCAGCTACGTCCTCATCGGGGGCGTCATAACAAGCCTCCTGTTTGTAATCGCAGGTATGGTTCTTTTTTATCGTGAATACGGCAATGTGGCTGTTTCTCACAGCAGCCAGATGTTTCTCCGGGGGGAAGATTTTTTTCTGTTTTTTGTGCAACTCTTCAGGGAATCAAACTCCGAATTGTCTATCAGGGTGATTACCATCGGTATCGCGGTGCTCATCCTGACGCCTTACATCAGGGCCCTGCTTTCGGTCATCTATTTTGCGGCCAGGGAAAACGCGAAATACCTGGTGATCACCTCGTTTGTCCTCGTACTCCTCACGATAAGCCTGCTGCTGCATTGA
- a CDS encoding YbhB/YbcL family Raf kinase inhibitor-like protein, with protein MEISSTALKDGEKIPVQYVMPGAGGKNVSLPLAWKNAPAGTKSFALSMVDPHPVARNWVHWLVINIPATTTALEPGTSGKKMPPGSLELKNSFGETGYGGPQPPKGSGDHPYVITLYALSVEKLDLDTNVSLQAFQKALEGKTLATTKITGKFGL; from the coding sequence ATGGAGATTTCATCGACCGCCTTAAAGGATGGAGAAAAAATCCCGGTTCAGTATGTTATGCCGGGAGCAGGAGGGAAGAACGTCTCACTCCCTCTTGCGTGGAAGAACGCACCTGCGGGAACAAAGTCCTTTGCCCTTTCCATGGTTGATCCTCATCCGGTGGCAAGGAATTGGGTCCATTGGCTCGTGATCAATATCCCTGCGACGACTACCGCACTTGAACCGGGAACATCCGGAAAGAAAATGCCCCCTGGATCCCTCGAACTGAAGAATTCCTTCGGGGAAACCGGCTATGGAGGACCGCAGCCACCGAAAGGTTCGGGCGACCACCCCTACGTGATCACCCTCTACGCCCTGAGCGTCGAGAAACTTGATCTGGACACAAACGTTTCACTCCAGGCCTTTCAGAAAGCACTGGAAGGCAAGACGCTGGCTACGACGAAGATCACTGGAAAATTTGGTCTATGA
- a CDS encoding lipocalin-like domain-containing protein has translation MTSINHRLKAQGARRKAATLLAAAVLLAVPSLVLTESAVTDADWKQAIGPWQWAFPRDHGSHPQFRTEWWYFTGNLADATGKRYGYQVTFFRQAVLKHPEDPQNAWSLRDLYLAHFTLTDAAAGRFSYDERVSRSGPGLAGAAQDRMQVWLLSWSATMENNTIHIQARNDQMSLALDLAPRKSVVLHGEHGLSRKGPRGGQASYYYSFTDLETVGTLKTPGSPHTLPVKGTSWFDHEFGSNQLAGDQVGWDWFSIHLSDRRDLMIYLLRRKDGTVEPSSSGTLVDHSGRVTHLRLGDIQMEVLDRWKSQKSEAVYPSHWRISIPSQRIEVSVKPLVADQELLTEGSTGIIYWEGTVIGTGTSGGKEVSCEGYIEMTGYAKSIGGIF, from the coding sequence GTGACGAGCATCAACCACAGGCTCAAGGCGCAAGGCGCAAGGCGCAAGGCTGCTACGCTTCTCGCTGCCGCCGTTCTGCTCGCAGTACCCTCACTGGTGCTGACAGAGTCGGCAGTCACTGATGCAGACTGGAAACAGGCGATCGGGCCGTGGCAGTGGGCTTTCCCCCGTGATCACGGCTCTCACCCCCAATTCCGTACGGAATGGTGGTACTTCACCGGCAACCTGGCGGACGCTACGGGAAAACGCTACGGATACCAAGTCACTTTCTTTCGCCAGGCTGTTCTTAAACATCCCGAAGATCCGCAGAATGCCTGGTCCCTGCGCGACCTCTATCTCGCCCATTTTACTCTTACCGACGCCGCAGCCGGACGTTTCTCCTATGACGAAAGGGTATCGAGGAGTGGGCCGGGACTCGCCGGAGCCGCTCAGGATCGCATGCAGGTGTGGCTCCTCAGTTGGTCCGCAACAATGGAGAACAACACGATACACATCCAGGCACGCAACGATCAGATGAGCCTGGCGCTTGATCTCGCGCCGCGAAAATCGGTTGTGCTCCACGGTGAACATGGATTGAGCAGGAAAGGACCGCGGGGGGGACAAGCGAGCTACTACTATTCATTTACAGATCTGGAGACGGTTGGCACGTTGAAGACGCCTGGATCACCACACACCCTCCCAGTGAAAGGGACAAGCTGGTTCGACCACGAGTTCGGTTCGAATCAGCTGGCTGGCGACCAGGTCGGATGGGACTGGTTCAGTATTCATCTGTCAGATAGGCGGGATCTGATGATCTACCTCTTGAGACGCAAAGATGGCACTGTGGAGCCCTCGTCATCGGGGACTCTTGTGGACCATTCGGGACGGGTAACACACCTCAGGCTTGGAGATATCCAGATGGAAGTGCTTGATCGTTGGAAGAGCCAGAAGAGTGAAGCGGTCTATCCGAGCCACTGGCGCATAAGCATACCTTCGCAGCGCATAGAGGTCAGTGTGAAACCCCTTGTCGCGGACCAGGAACTTCTCACCGAAGGCTCTACGGGCATCATCTATTGGGAAGGTACGGTCATCGGCACCGGGACATCGGGAGGGAAAGAAGTCTCCTGTGAGGGCTATATCGAGATGACAGGTTACGCCAAGAGTATTGGCGGAATCTTCTGA
- a CDS encoding ATP-binding protein: MLKSLRLKFLVLLLGVAVVALSGTIILRELMLSDFAAYLEGESENKAYWIQAALEGAYERNGGWKIDAQAEDVLWALTLGFEMRLLNQQGEMIVDTEHAIRNASPSVKRRLSALSEFRVSSGTGEFAPYPLFLGGKQIGTLELHPLQPTDSALFVRRTDLFLALSVLAVGGLAILISVLFSLRLTRPVKELSQAASAISRGDLKRRVTISRQDELGELASTFNRMAQDLEIQESLRRKLIADVAHELRTPLGVMRGELEGMMDGLIQTDEQRLQSLYDETGRLKHLVDGIEELNQAEASSLTLRPQRIALKPLLDNIIERLRGRFEGKGLTLELACSDTEELYADPEKMSQIVLNLLSNALKATENGGQVTVAVASGKAELRIVVEDSGCGISEKDLPFIFERFYHAAGEGLGIGLTIVKELVEAQGGRIEAKSAVNRGSAFTIIFPARLHNSS, from the coding sequence ATGCTTAAAAGTCTCAGGCTCAAGTTCCTCGTACTTCTTCTCGGGGTGGCGGTAGTTGCCCTGTCGGGCACCATCATTCTCAGAGAATTGATGCTGAGCGACTTCGCCGCATATCTTGAAGGCGAATCGGAAAATAAGGCCTATTGGATCCAAGCTGCACTCGAAGGAGCCTATGAGCGCAATGGCGGATGGAAAATCGATGCTCAGGCGGAAGACGTACTCTGGGCACTAACACTGGGCTTCGAAATGCGGCTCCTGAACCAGCAAGGAGAGATGATCGTCGACACAGAACACGCAATCCGCAACGCGTCTCCCTCAGTAAAAAGGAGGCTGAGCGCCCTTTCGGAATTCAGAGTTTCGAGCGGTACCGGCGAATTTGCCCCCTACCCGCTTTTTCTCGGAGGTAAGCAAATAGGTACGCTCGAATTGCACCCGCTCCAGCCGACCGATTCGGCTCTCTTCGTCAGAAGGACCGATCTCTTTTTGGCATTGTCGGTACTCGCCGTCGGGGGGCTCGCCATCCTTATCAGTGTGCTATTTTCACTTCGCCTGACCCGTCCCGTGAAAGAACTTTCCCAGGCAGCCTCAGCTATCAGCCGCGGTGACCTGAAGCGCCGCGTGACGATATCGCGACAGGACGAGCTCGGGGAGCTAGCCAGCACGTTTAACCGCATGGCGCAGGACCTCGAGATACAGGAATCTTTGCGGCGCAAGCTGATTGCCGATGTCGCACATGAACTGAGGACTCCACTTGGTGTGATGCGCGGCGAATTAGAAGGCATGATGGACGGATTGATCCAGACTGACGAACAGCGTTTACAATCACTCTATGATGAAACAGGGCGCCTCAAGCATCTGGTCGATGGCATCGAAGAACTGAATCAGGCAGAAGCAAGCAGTCTGACACTACGGCCGCAGAGGATCGCTCTGAAGCCGCTTCTCGATAATATCATCGAACGGCTGCGAGGCAGATTCGAAGGAAAGGGACTGACGCTAGAACTTGCCTGCAGCGACACCGAGGAACTCTACGCCGACCCGGAAAAAATGAGCCAGATAGTTTTGAACCTCCTGAGCAACGCGTTAAAAGCAACGGAGAATGGCGGACAGGTTACGGTGGCTGTAGCCTCGGGCAAGGCAGAACTACGGATCGTCGTAGAGGACAGCGGCTGCGGCATAAGCGAAAAAGACCTGCCTTTCATCTTCGAGAGGTTCTATCACGCCGCCGGCGAGGGTCTCGGCATCGGCCTCACGATCGTGAAAGAGCTGGTGGAGGCACAGGGAGGGCGGATTGAGGCAAAGAGCGCAGTGAATAGGGGCTCTGCGTTCACCATTATTTTTCCTGCCCGCCTTCACAATTCTTCATAA
- a CDS encoding DUF4337 domain-containing protein, which yields MPELELPNMEELEKEKEKSFTKRVALVTAVFAVFLAITSLGGSKAMKEMLLAQQEASNQWAYYQAKVIREHLYRSQSLMLEAQLLDRDNTMTHQAREKIQLLIKKSSDEADRFAAEKKQVEEEAKKVEKERDTYRAKDPYFEYAEVLLQIAIVMASIAILSAFRPIFYFSLVSAAAGVLLSLNGFLMVFRVPFLH from the coding sequence ATGCCGGAGCTCGAACTCCCGAATATGGAAGAGCTGGAAAAGGAGAAAGAAAAGAGCTTTACGAAGCGGGTGGCGCTGGTCACGGCTGTCTTTGCTGTATTCCTGGCCATCACCTCATTGGGTGGCAGTAAGGCCATGAAAGAAATGCTGCTTGCGCAGCAGGAGGCATCCAACCAGTGGGCCTACTATCAGGCGAAAGTCATCCGTGAACATCTGTACAGGTCGCAAAGCCTGATGCTGGAGGCGCAGCTCCTCGATCGCGACAACACTATGACCCATCAGGCCAGAGAGAAAATCCAATTATTGATAAAGAAGTCGAGTGACGAGGCAGACAGGTTCGCCGCGGAGAAGAAGCAGGTTGAGGAAGAAGCAAAGAAGGTAGAGAAGGAGCGGGACACCTATCGGGCCAAAGACCCTTATTTCGAGTATGCAGAAGTATTGCTGCAGATCGCGATTGTCATGGCCTCCATAGCAATTCTGTCTGCATTTCGTCCTATCTTTTATTTTTCCCTCGTGAGCGCTGCAGCCGGGGTTCTTCTTTCTCTTAACGGGTTTCTGATGGTATTCCGTGTGCCGTTTCTGCATTGA
- a CDS encoding sulfite exporter TauE/SafE family protein, protein MALDMISLLLVSLPVGFVGSLTGLGGASILVPILVFLGLPIKEAIASALVSVIATSSGSASAYVKDKLANVKIAMYLEMFTSVGAIIGATITTLIAPVYLYFFFALFLMTSFLKLRHRPIASSATPAHIRLSRWLQLEGSYFDEAKRETVDYTAERPLLGGLGMMVAGLAAGMLGIGAGAFKVTVQENILRLPPKVASTTSNFIVGMTALAGISVYFFSGLLNVTLMAPLAVGTTLGAIAGGRVLNRLNDHTLRLLFYCIVVLLIVQMLYKGVRLL, encoded by the coding sequence GTGGCCCTTGACATGATTTCCCTTCTCCTGGTTTCACTGCCGGTCGGGTTTGTTGGTTCTCTCACCGGCCTGGGAGGAGCCAGTATCCTCGTGCCGATTCTTGTTTTTCTTGGATTGCCCATAAAAGAAGCTATCGCGTCAGCGCTTGTCAGCGTCATCGCTACATCCAGCGGCTCGGCATCCGCATACGTGAAGGATAAACTTGCTAACGTTAAGATCGCCATGTACCTCGAAATGTTCACAAGTGTCGGAGCCATCATAGGGGCGACGATCACGACCCTGATCGCACCCGTCTATCTCTATTTCTTCTTCGCGCTTTTTCTGATGACCTCATTCCTGAAATTGCGCCACCGGCCGATTGCCAGTTCTGCAACTCCCGCGCATATACGCCTTTCGCGATGGCTTCAGCTGGAAGGGAGCTATTTCGATGAGGCAAAGAGGGAAACCGTCGACTATACGGCGGAGCGGCCGTTGCTTGGCGGGTTGGGTATGATGGTTGCGGGTCTCGCCGCAGGCATGCTTGGCATCGGAGCAGGGGCTTTCAAGGTGACGGTGCAGGAGAACATACTGAGGCTTCCGCCAAAAGTAGCGAGCACCACGAGCAATTTCATTGTGGGCATGACGGCGTTGGCCGGCATCAGCGTCTACTTCTTCAGCGGCCTTCTGAATGTGACCTTGATGGCGCCGTTGGCAGTAGGTACCACTCTCGGTGCAATAGCAGGGGGCAGGGTATTGAACAGGCTCAACGATCATACGTTGCGCCTCCTTTTCTATTGTATTGTCGTCCTGCTGATTGTGCAGATGCTCTATAAAGGGGTCAGACTCTTATGA
- a CDS encoding HPr family phosphocarrier protein: MVDVKKVDLIPSELAAIETHKYFMSVNQGREVSIEEAIEDFVEKYRAGWLQEKQRLDNEEQMREIERHKYLRSTEAGYDIGRRVASQEWIVKYAHIWREAKESLQAHGFLQVNLIVQNKEGLHMGPASRLSEIARSCDCDIYVHRKGMEYYNLVLNGKEYLNVKSVISILQLDAAMGEELQFIATGAQAKEALDEVTLLLSEPDTESP; the protein is encoded by the coding sequence ATGGTGGATGTGAAGAAGGTCGATCTCATTCCGTCGGAGCTGGCCGCAATAGAGACTCATAAATACTTTATGTCCGTAAACCAGGGCCGGGAGGTCTCTATCGAGGAAGCCATCGAGGACTTTGTCGAAAAATACAGGGCAGGCTGGCTTCAGGAGAAGCAGCGGCTGGACAACGAGGAGCAGATGAGGGAGATCGAGAGACATAAGTATTTGCGCTCGACCGAAGCCGGATACGATATAGGGAGGAGGGTGGCCTCACAGGAATGGATCGTAAAGTATGCCCATATATGGAGGGAGGCGAAGGAATCGCTCCAAGCCCACGGCTTCCTGCAGGTCAATCTGATTGTTCAGAACAAGGAGGGCCTCCACATGGGTCCTGCGTCACGGCTTTCGGAAATTGCCAGGAGTTGTGACTGTGACATCTATGTTCACAGAAAGGGGATGGAATACTACAACCTGGTTCTGAATGGAAAAGAATACCTGAATGTAAAATCGGTTATTTCAATCCTTCAGCTGGACGCAGCCATGGGAGAAGAATTGCAGTTTATAGCTACCGGAGCACAGGCTAAAGAGGCTCTGGACGAGGTCACACTCCTCCTCAGTGAACCGGATACGGAGTCACCCTAG